The Halichondria panicea chromosome 6, odHalPani1.1, whole genome shotgun sequence genomic sequence TTTCTCCTTGTCAGATTAAAATGAAGTTGCTTCAAGAGTCGACTGGTAAGATGAGAGAACTGGAAAGACTCGGACTGGCTCTCGACAAGAAAGGTACGATGTTTGTGTGCAAGTATTATAATAGCTGCTTAGTAATATTGAAATATGACCTTAATTTGGAagtttgtactgtacatataacaCTACATACTTTTTTTATAGTGGCtcgggtcaaaggtcaatctGATGCCACCATTGGGGTGAACTCTCCTCTCACTCCACAAaagaaaatcagtgttttcaCAACTGGAGAAGCGAAAAACTTTCTCGACGATATTTTCCGAATTCTGCTGAGAGCGAGGAGAATCCTGTCAGCCTCGTATTGCATTGGATACTTCATCCCTGATACAGATGAGGAGGCCCTAGCTGGGGGCACATGAAGTATTGCAGGTGAGGGCAGGTGGCTCATCGTGACAGCAGATTGTGGTGTATGGAGAAATAGTGAAGAATTTCTTTAAACGATCACAACTTAAATGTTTATCTACTTGCGTGAAGTATTCCATTTTGGTAGAATTTACTACGTGTACCATTGCATTGTCGAGTGTAGCAGCGTTGTCTAACAGCCTACTGTAATAGCTAATTTGGTGTGTCACTTtccaacacacactcacacacacacactcacacccacacacacacccactcacactcacacacccactcacacaccccacacccctcaGGGCAAACTAGAGGAAGCAGTAGAGGTTGTCTCGGAGATGGTCAATAGACAATACCTCCAAACACCACGCTCTAAAATGAACGAAGCCGCTAGAAACGTCGACTACCTTTGCAGCGAATATCTCACCGAAATGTCCGTGGTTGCGACAATCGCCGATCTGGCAGTAAAAGAAGCGGAAAAGCCTCCACCTCCGCGTGCcaccccgcccactccacaggAGGACAGTCCGTCCCCTCGTATGGGGGTGATTCCCCTCGGCTTTGGACCAGCCGTTCCCGACCAACCGGATGGAGAGAGGCGCTTCCGTTTGATTGGTCTATTGAATCCCGATGGAACATTGCATATTTTACGAGTACCGGAAGAGGAGTTTCAATATCTTAGGGCCTCAGCAGACTAATTAGCGTTATGTGAATGTACTtgtgaactacatgtatataataattatgagtattcTGTTCAACAatttagctgtgtgtgtgtatgtataaacATGTTATTTTTCATGTTGTTTGCACAGTCgtcattaatattttgttaTTAATTAAAAGGCACCTCTGCCCCGAAGCAGCCATTGTGATCAAACTCTGCAGATCCACCCCCTTTCTATGGTTCGTAACACGCCGACCGTTTCATATTTTAAAGACAGAATAATCACTATTatttatgataataattatgctagacTAGCCAATTAGCGTTAATTGCAATGGTAtctcataccccccccccatctcAAATATATACCCGAAGCATTTGAACACTAAAAGCtagctgcaaacaaagcaCTGCATGTCAGTCGTCACTAGCCTGTtttaccataatattatagttagaGAACAGGCATTTTTTTAGATGTCTGATAATaccccctgcatgcatgtacatgtaccctatGATTTAttcatgaacatgcatgcagtcacatgtGTAATGGAATTCCCCTTACACACAATAGAGGGTGTGTCTGGCATGTCTGTGGTGAGGGTATTCATATCATTCCAAGAATACCAGCTAGTGAATATAATCAGTGAACCAATTCtctgcagtctacacacatcTCTGAGTTCCTAGCAGAAACTATAATATGGGACAGGAACAGTCTGCTGAGTAAGTGATGGTCTTACAGCCTAACATTTTTATTGCTTTTAAACAGGAAACAGGCCAGTAATGCTGCTTGGAGTGGTGATGTAAGCAAAGTGAAGTCCCTGCTGGCACGTGGGGCCAACCCCAACCACCCCGAGTACTATCCATTACGCAATGCTTGTTGTAATGGTCACCTGAAGACAGTGAAGGCACTTGTTGAGGCTGGAGCAGACACTGAGAGATGGGATAATTGGGGCAGGTCTCCAGTTCATTGTGCAGCCAGGAATGGTTATAAGAAGGTGTTGGTTTACTTGATCAGGGATTGCAAGTGCAGCGCTGGTGAGTAGTTTTCCATTCACTAGCAGTTGCTACATAACTCCCCCGGCCAACCCTATatatagcaatttttcacattgcaaatatttttatgGGACTTTAATATCAGTTTAATTTGTAACAAATACggaatacatgcatggcttggGCTTCTTAATTTTGAATGAGTTGGTTATGTACACGAACTATGCGTTCGAGGCCTTGAGGGCCTGGCTTAGGGATGGACATTTAGTTCCTTACAAATGCACCAGTCCTGTAATATTTAAATATTAGTGATACCAACATTCACTTGTGTATAGATGCCAGGGACCAGCACAACAATACTCCACTCCACGATGCATGCTATCGTGGTCGCCTATAtgtggtgcagtacttggtGGAGGAGGCCCACTGTGACATCAGTGAGTGTATCATAATTTTGTCTGTCCCTGTGTACACATTTGTTGTTATGAACACTTTCAGATGTACGTAACAACAACAACCAGACTGTACTTCATGCAGCCTGCAGTCGCGTCCTTTTACGTATAATTGGTGAGTCGAAGTAATTAGAGATTATAGTAACTACATAGCCCTAAAAGTACTTGTTTGTAACAAACCAGAAATAagagtatatgcatgtaatagATATAGCATGGGAGACCGAGTGTTTTATGGAATATACAGGTACAAGCATAAGGGTGAAGCTCCGAGGGCGAGTTGCTTGCATATTTCAATAAAACACgaggattctcatgctataatattatgcaggaCGACCCCTTACCAAAACGTGTAATAAGAACACGGAAGgaactgtatgacttttattacatcCTTGTAacctatataaaattataagatCCTtacaatacagtgcatgtattattataaccaACTGCATTCCCGTTCAATATTGTAACTTTAGATGAGACATGGGCGCGTTCCGATCCGGTTGCAGTGGTGAAGTACTTGGTTGAGAAGGCTAACTGTGACATCAGTGAGTTTATTTAAATGTAATGTGTATACAATCTTTTGACCAttaacatgcacatgcagatgCAACTGATAAGCGAGGCAGGACACCCCTTGACATAGCTAAAGAGAGACGTGGTTACGAGCCTATTGTTGACTACCTCAAGACTCGACAAGAATCATCTAGACAACCAGGCAAGTTATGAAAAAACATTTCACCGGCATCCTAAATAATTGGCATAGCTATACATTATAAAGAGATTAGTGATGTGCATAATGTTATGTTTACACGACTCAACAACTGTTACTCATGGCAACCAGGCACGACGTTATGAACATATTTAACTGAAATTGTTAtcacgaggaattcctagtaaatTGTTATCTGAGTACATTTTCCTCAATGAAGTAAAAAATGTCATGCCAGCAAAGGCTTCGCCATGcatacagtaattataactatactttaccatagctatatataatttatagtcagTCACATTTACTTCCTTGTACATTCATGCAGGAAAAGATGGTGTTGGGAGTCAAACAGCTGTTCCACTCACACAAGACGAGGCTGATGCTCTGCAGAAGCTTTTCGAGGGAGCACAAGTCACCATTGGTCATCCCATTGTTGCTGGCACAACCACTCTGGAGGATGTTCAGCAGCTGCTTACTCAGAGAGGACTGGAGATTATGGCCGACGACCTCAGGACAAAACTCAGACTAAGTAAGCTTAAAATTACTACTTTTAGTGCTTATCAAATGATCTCCAGTCAATCAGTTTAGCTTAAAGTAGTCACACGACCGTGATTTGTAATCTCCACACTTAACTGCTTACTTGCCGAATGGTTCTCGCTAAAATTTCAATGTTTGTTATTTTTCATATGATCAAAGTAACTTAATCTCTACTAatttctccataattatagttatgactGAGCAACAAAGAAACCTCGAGATACTCAACAATCTAATGACAGATGAAGACACTATCGATGTTTGCTACCCAAGGCTATTTCTTGTTGGGCCGCCATCTGTTGGCAAGACGACCACACTCAATCGACTGCTGGGGGAGTTTGAGAACATTGACTCTGCTAGAGACAAAGCCAAGCTTAGAAGCACACTGCTTGCTAACTGCAAACAAATACTTGCTTTCGTTAATGAAGACACAACAAAATGGTTGTCATCCAAAGATGTTGACGAAGAAACAAAGCTATTGTTTGGTTACTTGCGTGAATCTAAGTCTGAAACCACTCCTAACAAAGAGAGAAGCATCGCAACCTCAACCGATTCTCCTGTATTAATACGCATGCTAAGAACTCTGTTTAAATACACCACACAATTATTTTCTGAAGAAAGCAGACCACCACTACACCAAGCCACAGCTGCTCAGCGTACGATGACAATGAGTCAACCAAGAAGCAAACTATTACCAATAAAATCAGAATTACAACAGCTAATAAAGAATGCGGATTATTCCAAAATGGCTGATTTCCTTGGCGATATTTTACTGAATATTCACGACATCGGAGGTCAGCCAGGCTTCTTAGAAATGCTACCAGCCCTGAGCACTGGTCCGGCCATGTACCTAGTGTTCTTAGATCTCAGTAAGGAACTTGATAAGCTGTACAAAATACCTTTCAGTCGAGATGGTATGGAAATTATTCCCTTCAATTCTGTTCACACTACAGAAGCCACAATCTCTCAAATCCTCACCTCTATTGCCAGTGTCCATTGCATCTCAAGAGATCCCACTCCTCTTATTGATGTTGGCAGAGCTAGTGATGCTCTTAAAGAAAGAATTAAAACATTTAAACAAGTTAAACCGGTAGCAGCCTTGATAGGCACACACAAAGACAAGCTGACCGACCCCGAGAGACAAATCAGCGAGAAAAATGAGGCACTTACAAAAGTTCTCCAAAAATTCCCTGAAATTATTATTTCTCCTGGATCAGAACAGCAGAATATTGAGCACAGCGAACCTATAGACGGAGCCCGTACACAATTAGATTTAAAATCTTGTTTCTTCTCAGTAGATAACCTCAATGGAACTGAAGTGTCTGACATCGGCCCCGTTCGTAATTTCTTAAGTCGAATAATTTTGTCTCGCTTCAAAAATGCTTCTCTTCCAATTCGACCGAAATGGCTCATTTTTGGGTTGCTTCTTCGAAAACAATTTCAAATAGCTACAATTGAAGATTGCTTTGAATTAGGAGAAATGCTAGAAATGCAGAAAGAAGAAGTAGAAGTGTGTCTCTGGTATCTTCACAACTGTGTTGGTACGATCCTCCGTTACACCAATGTACCTGGTGATGACGGTTGGctcaaaggtcatgtgatctgCACCCTTCAAGCTATCTTTGATAGCATCAGCCAGTTTATTCTCCTTTCTATGCGAACGCTTCACTCAGGAGGTCCAGTTACCGACTACGAGCAAGCCGAGTTGGTTAAGAAGGGACAGTTCTCGATCAAATCCATTGAGATGTGTTGCAGAAACGTGGAAATTTCTGAACTTATTCCCGCAAAGCATCTCATTAAGTTATTGGAGCATGTCAAACTTCTGTCCCCGATATCTCATAAGGATAAATCATCAGCGGAAGTTGTTCGCACTACCTACTTAATGCCGGCTGTTTTGGAATGTGCTTCACAAGAGGAGCTGGCGAACCCACCTCCACCAGACACCAACAACCCAGAACCACTCCACATCAGATTCAGCTTTGGTTACGTACCAACAGGAGTCTTCTGTGGGCTCATCACTCGACTAGTTTCCCAAGGCCGCCATGGAATACTCGGATTGACGTGGAAGTTGGTggaagatggtgtcaagagAAACTGCGTCTCTTTTCTGATTGCGAAATCAAATAAGATAACGTTAATATCTCATGAAAGGAGTTACGAAATACGAGTTACTCGAAATCACGCCCGTCTCTCCCTGTACGACCTTTGCACCTATGTTCTCTCGGTAGTTCTCTACACTCTCACGAGCATGTACGAGCAGCTAGTCCCACAAGTTGCGTTCCAGTGCCCATGTCCTGGTCACAGCTCAAGCAGGGATAGAAATTCCTTGTGTATTCTGACGAAAGATGTATGGATTCAGTTTCTGTGTGGCAGTAATCCCGTTACCTTGAGGAAGGAGCAGACAGTTTGGCTtggaaaggtgtgtgtgtacagttataTTAGTGTACGTAGAATTATGTTCATGTGTTCTACTTGCCTGTCTTACTATTTGCCGCGTGTTAGTCACATGCATCCCTTGTTTTCAACAGACCAAGAAGGTTGGTGAGGAAGCTGAACTAGAGGTGCTAAAGTTTGCTGAGGAAGGTTTCTCCTTCCACTGGACCAAAGAGGGCTCCAGACGTCAGATCAAGACAACTGATGATCAGCCCAACACTCTGAGCTTCCCGAGTGTGAGAGAGGAGGACTTTGGTCACTACCAGTGTGAGGTGAAGGATGCAGCTGCTGAGAAAGTGCTCCTCACTCTCTACAGAGCTCTCTACAAAGAGGAGTCAAGTCAGTTAGCATATAttgagagtataattatatatgtgtgCCAATTGTCACGATACGCCACACTTACGTTCAATATTTTAACTGCTTCAGGTGAATTCTCTTCTGAAAGGATTGAAGAGCCAAAAAGCAATGACACTAAATCTATTGTAAAGACACCATCATCAGGTTTGATTGTTTCTACGAACTATTCTACAAACACTGTCATTCACTGATCACTCGTATAGATGAGGGGTTCCTGTCACCAGAAAGGCTCCAACCCTCAGCAGCTCCAGTCCAGAGAGCAGAAACTCCATCAGCTGGTGGTGACAGTCAATTCCGTACTCAAAAAGGTATATttctttatatacatgtagctgtgtaTGATATTGTCACATCATCAATCAATGATTTATGCCCTCTACAGGACCACCCGCTAATCGAGTCGCTCTCCAAGAACTAATGGGACGATACAATCTGACTAACGAGCAACTCAACCATGAAATAAGTAACCCTAATTTTTCCTACCTAGCCATATATTTCGATGATGTGGAAATTTATTCGAATGCCATGGGACTAGCTTCTGCTGAACAAGCCGATGTGAAGAGGTTATACCATAGCGAAGGTTCCCAAGCAGCCATGTTAAAGTGTTTGAAAATCTGGAAACAACACAATTCTTCTCAAGCAAGTTACAGAGCTCTACTGGATATCATACTGAGATTGGGGAAAGGAGACACAGCTGATAAAATCTGTCAGCAATTGACCcaacgtaagtacatgtatatcagtgCCCCTCCCCTTTTCCTCGCCCCTCTAACAAGCAACTGAGCCGGTAGCTATGCAACTCATGCATGTAACTGAACTCACACCAGAGAAGTATTTCATAATGAGTACATAGctagtaggttgtacataattataggattgacagtgcaattgtgtgttttcaatcatatttcaccgcgtttcgtctgactgactaagtaagtaagtaagtaagtaagtaagtaagtaagtaagtaacattcttggaaagcatttcctccttgtacagacatgttcagaagattctagatacagcctctagtcgactagaacccggaccatgggcgtttttctcagaattgcatccgcttccaagaggcagatgacctctcaggctccacttttcttacctacgcaattccgccatctttaaatgactgccacagcaacgcacatggcaacttatgaggtgggcgtggctgtgaCATCGATAAACACAAAACCTCCTTTCTTCAGCTCAGCTCTCCATTCACTCACTTCATGTATGCTATTTATCCTAGATGCATgcactaaaaaacatttgcaatgtgaacgttgctaggattgccaggaaaagaaaagcacgaaaaagcgaagaaacaagaaattcggcgagtgcataactccaatccgttacaacgtcatgaacatgtacagtcgagtggcctactgttgataagGAATTTTAAAATCGAAATATAGATTGGATAAACACACAGTCATTGGTCTTTATCTGCTGGTCATGAATATAACTTGGAATACTCCCATccacacatccaacacttgcgtgtttgctcaacactgtaagggaGTCATAAACACATAACTATAGCCTGCAaaaaatgtacataattaacatcactataattattacttgcaatgtgaaaggattggccaggaaaagtaccaaaacaaaaataataattattaataacttattgaaacagtacatgttcatgacgttgtaacggattggagttatgcactcgccgaatttcttgtttcttcgctttttcgcgcttttcttttcctggcaatcctagcacgttcacattgcaaatgttttttagttttgataattataggattgacagtgcaattgtgtgttttcaattattgcacaaattatcactctgttcataattatatacatttccACTTGTTGGTGTCTATATAGCTAGACTGCACTCTCAGCTAGTGCACTGTTGATATGACAACCTATAGTTTATCAAAATGATCTACATAATATGTAGATCATTTTGataaactatataattattgtttctaTATTATTGTACAGATCGTACACTGGACTGATGCAGTgattacacatgcagtgtgtcgGATTGTACAAAATACTCTAGAAATTGCATGTGACATGTATTTATAGCTAGTTGAAAATAGTTGAAAATAGTTGTCCATTTTTAGAAGTTTAATTATTCTTATGGCACAAAGGTGTTGGACTAGctgtgtagctataattattatttgatGTGTATTAGTACATGGCGAGAGATTTAGTATAGAAATGAGGACACTCAAATAAGAATTGGATTTAACTGGAACGCTAGTGTCGCCATGATTTCTGCTGGGTGTGTCTTGAAACCTGGAGTCTACACAATCACAGGACTGGGGGATACTTTACGTAAGTCGTACATTGCCAATTTACATTCAAAAACGCTCTTCAGAAAAGCGTGGCCATATAAATAATAATGCTCTTATACAACATGATTGTCTACTATCAGAGTTATACGTGTACTGTGGTACCTATAGCCTCTTACACAGGCCTGTTGAGAAAAGGAGGCATGTGCAAGATAttttctacatgtatgtatatactatCTACTCAGTTGCCCATTGATATCCCTCCTCCCCCGTCCTCCCTTTATAGCTGCAGCTGATTTTCTAAGCCCCACCACTAATATATTTACTATCTTCTTGACATGCAGTTGTCCATTGACCCCCTCTCCTTCGTAGCCGTTTAACCGGTTCAGGGCTCAGGAGAAGGCCAACACGACAGTGGAGAGGTCCAGAGAAGACATGGAGGCTGCCTATGTTAAGAAAGCTACAGAGGACCTTCAGTCGCACACTAAGAGATTCCAGCATTATTATGACAGATACAACAATCATCTACACAGTCTGGATGTAAGTGGTGGAGCGTGAAAACCTCTACTAATTTATAAACAAATTTTATAAGCAAGTTTAGCGTTCGATTTTGCTAGTTAACTTTGACTTTCTGTAACTTGAGTTTGGAAGGTCCAAGTTCAAACGAACAGTACATCATGTACTAGTTTTTTGGATcatgagccataattatactccttGTCAGATTGAAATGAAGTTGCTTCAAGAGTCGATTGGTGAAATGAGAGAACTGGAAAGACTCGGACTGGCTCTCGACAAGAAAGGTAAAATTTTATTGcgtgcatgtattataatagctgcTTAGTAAATATAAAACcgtaattaatataattatatagtcattGGAAGTTTCgtactatacataattataacactgcagtgtacatatttttctttatAGTGGtttgggtcaaaggtcaatctGCTGACGCTGCGATTGGGGAAGAATCTCCCCTCACTCCACAAaagaaaatcagtgttttcaCAACTGGAAAAGCGAAAAACTTTCTCGACGATATTTTCCGATTTCTGCTGAGAGCGAGGAGAATCCTGTCAGCCTCGTATTGCATTGGATACTTTATCCCTGATACAGATGAGGAGGCCCTGGGGGCACATGAAGTATTGCAGGTGAGGGCAGGTGGCTCATCGTGACAGCAGATTATGGTGTATGGAGAAATAGTGAAGCATTTCTTTAAACAATCACAACTTAAATGTTTATCTACTTGCGTGAAGTATTCCATTTTGGTAGAATTTACTACGTGTACCATTGCATTGTCGAGTGTAGCAGCGTTGTCTAACAGCTTACTGTAATAGCTAATTTGGTGTGTCACTTcccaacacacactcacacacacacccacccacccccacacaaacccacacacacacccctcaagGCAAACTAGAGGAAGCAGTGGAGGTAGTCTCGGATATGGTCAATAGACAATACCTACAAACACCACGCTCTAAAATGAACGAAGCCGCTGAAAACGTCGACTATCTTTGCAGCAAATATCTCACCGAAATGTCCGTGGTTGCGACAATCGCCGATCTGGCAGTAAAAGAAGCGGAAAAGCCTCCACCTCTGCATGCCGCCCTGCCCACTCCATGGGAGGACAGCCCGCCCCCTCGTATGGGGGTGATTCCCCTCGGCTTCGGACCAGACGTTCCTGACCAACCGGACAAAGAAACAAAGCTCTTGTTTGGCTACTTACGTGAATCTAAGTCTGAAACCACTCCTAACAAAAAGATAAGCATCGCAACCTCAACCAATTCTCCTGTATTAATACGCAAGCAAAGAACTCGATCTAAAAATACCACAAAAGTGTTTCCTAAAGAAAGCAGATCACCACTACACCAAGCCACAGCTGCTCAGCGTACGACAATGAGTCATCCAAGAAGCAAGCTATTATCAATAAAATCAGAATTACAACAGCTAATAAAAAATGCGGATTATTCCAAAATGGCCGATTTCCTTGGCGATATTTTACTGAACATTCATGACATCGGAGGTCAGCCAGGCTTCTTGGAAATGCTACCAGCCCTGAGCACTGATCCGGCCATGTATCTAGTGTTCTTAGATCTCAGTAAGGAACTTGACAAGCTGTACAAAATACCTTTCAGTCGAGATGGCATGGAAATTAATCCCTTCAATTCTGTTCACACTACAGAAGCCACAATCTCTCAAATCCTCACCTCTATTGCCAGTGTCCATTGCATCTCAAGAGATCCCACTCCTCTTATTAATGTTGGCAGAGCTAGTGATGCTCTTAAAGAAAGAATAACAACTTTTAAACAAGTTAAACCGGT encodes the following:
- the LOC135337154 gene encoding uncharacterized protein LOC135337154 — protein: MYATDKRGRTPLDIAKERRGYEPIVDYLKTRQESSRQPGKDGVGSQTAVPLTQDEADALQKLFEGAQVTIGHPIVAGTTTLEDVQQLLTQRGLEIMADDLRTKLRLIMTEQQRNLEILNNLMTDEDTIDVCYPRLFLVGPPSVGKTTTLNRLLGEFENIDSARDKAKLRSTLLANCKQILAFVNEDTTKWLSSKDVDEETKLLFGYLRESKSETTPNKERSIATSTDSPVLIRMLRTLFKYTTQLFSEESRPPLHQATAAQRTMTMSQPRSKLLPIKSELQQLIKNADYSKMADFLGDILLNIHDIGGQPGFLEMLPALSTGPAMYLVFLDLSKELDKLYKIPFSRDGMEIIPFNSVHTTEATISQILTSIASVHCISRDPTPLIDVGRASDALKERIKTFKQVKPVAALIGTHKDKLTDPERQISEKNEALTKVLQKFPEIIISPGSEQQNIEHSEPIDGARTQLDLKSCFFSVDNLNGTEVSDIGPVRNFLSRIILSRFKNASLPIRPKWLIFGLLLRKQFQIATIEDCFELGEMLEMQKEEVEVCLWYLHNCVGTILRYTNVPGDDGWLKGHVICTLQAIFDSISQFILLSMRTLHSGGPVTDYEQAELVKKGQFSIKSIEMCCRNVEISELIPAKHLIKLLEHVKLLSPISHKDKSSAEVVRTTYLMPAVLECASQEELANPPPPDTNNPEPLHIRFSFGYVPTGVFCGLITRLVSQGRHGILGLTWKLVEDGVKRNCVSFLIAKSNKITLISHERSYEIRVTRNHARLSLYDLCTYVLSVVLYTLTSMYEQLVPQVAFQCPCPGHSSSRDRNSLCILTKDVWIQFLCGSNPVTLRKEQTVWLGKTKKVGEEAELEVLKFAEEGFSFHWTKEGSRRQIKTTDDQPNTLSFPSVREEDFGHYQCEVKDAAAEKVLLTLYRALYKEESSEFSSERIEEPKSNDTKSIVKTPSSDEGFLSPERLQPSAAPVQRAETPSAGGDSQFRTQKGPPANRVALQELMGRYNLTNEQLNHEISNPNFSYLAIYFDDVEIYSNAMGLASAEQADVKRLYHSEGSQAAMLKCLKIWKQHNSSQASYRALLDIILRLGKGDTADKICQQLTQHRTLDMK